DNA from Salvelinus sp. IW2-2015 linkage group LG2, ASM291031v2, whole genome shotgun sequence:
ataaacttggtccaaacatttcaaacaacgttcctaatYcaacctcaggtaccctaaaacctAAATAATAGcaaaaatttaagacggaataaactgtttctaataccggataaaaacaacgtgaagcgcgcTCCAGTTCATGCGCAccaaaacagtagagtccacctggagtgacacttacaatgaataggactacttcttcattactcaaaagaaaaacattgaaccatttctaaagactgttgacatctagtggaagccataggaactgcaaccaggttcctaataatAAGGGTATCCCAAAGAAAAAAATKGGAAAATCCTATGACCTAAATTTTTTCCCCTGGATTGTTTGTCCTCKgggtttcgcctgccatatcagttctgttatactcacagacattattYtaacagttttagaaactttagagtgttttctatccgaatccaccaattatatgcatatcctagcttctgtgcctgagtaaaaggcagtttattttgggcaYGCTTTTCATCCagaggtgaaaatactgccccctacccaagagaggttaatcagcaggctttctttcatgatttgttttattttgattggAGCAAGATTGAGCTTATTCCTGATGTGGAAACTAACTGGAAATGcttttattatgtttattttattttttttaaacttttttttacaaatagtgtaaagattctcgtctggtgaaggagaagaggaccaaaatgcagcgtggtaagtgttcgtcataattgaattgaaaaactgaagactacacaaaataacaacaaggagaaaacgaaacagttctgcaaggtgaacagacactacacagaaaataaacacccacaaccaaaatggggaaaacaggctatcTAAGTacgattctcaatcagagacaacaatcgacagctgcctctgattgagaaccataccaggccaaacacagaaatataacatagaaaaaagaacatagactacccaccccaactcacgccctgaccaacctaacacaaagacataaaaaaggaactaaggtcagaacgtgacaaatagtaaacaaacatgccccattccgcaggttcagagttaaagggcgggataatccatggttttcttctgagctgtcttgtattattcacgaaTGTAATCTAtcctgggctaaagcaaggaaatcatgttctgatgctgattggcttcttaggcagttacgaaacaagtgttcttttcttctcagggaggccaagtctgaatattttatgtctgttaccactgataaccagAATGACCCTCGAAATTTTTGGAAAGCTGTTCAGTCTATGTATGGAAACAgaaatgttaatgaattaccgtcatgtgtattgaaggactttgttgctgtatatgacatctggtaggctgtttgattcagtgtcctctgtctctgtacaaccctgtgtggatgaaccagtgagagctggtcaaacttttagctttttgccattctcagtgcaagaggtacaTAAAGTCCTTaaatccttagatcagagaaagcctgcaggtcctgatttTCTTGATCCCTgatttttaaatctggcagctgatttcatcgctgaaccacttacatatctgttcaatccaTCCCTGAAATGTAATGCAATTCCAAGATCAGGAAATCAACATTTGTCCCACCACTTTTCAgagggagatccaactcttttaaataattaactttatcgaacaaaactaccaTTTGYTGTGTAACTGGGACCCtcgggattgcaaacagaggaagatcttcaaaggtaagtgatttatttgatcactatttcagatttttgtgacgcctgtgctggtttagAAAATATGTTTATGCTGaatgtatgcggggcgctgtcctcagacaatcaAATGCTATGCTTTCRCCGTAAAGCCTATTGCAAATCAGACAACGCGGTTTGAgtaccaagattctaagctaaagaatcaTGCATGACACTTGTATTTACATGAatgacgctagcgtcccaccgaTCCGTAAGAAGTTAACAAGTAGTCTATTTTTTGAGTGTACATACAGAACTGTATCGTCTGCATGTTAACTTGTGGGCAAGCAAGTGGGAGATCATTTATATAGATGGTAAACAGAAGGGGACCTAATATTGACCCCTGTGGGACCCCAATGTTATAGTAAAGAGAGTCTGACTGAGTGTCCCCCAAACAAACCCTTTGACTTCTGTTTGTCAGATAGGAATACATCCAACTAATGACTTCAGTGGACACATTAAGGGAGGATAGTTTGGATAGAAGGACCTCAtgattcacagtatcaaaggcctttttAAGATCCAAAAAGACTTCACCACCTATKTCCAGTTTAGATTTAATGCACTCCTGAAAATATAACTATTTACATTGTAGACAGCACAATTGTAATCATTGACCATCAAAACATAGGTGTAGCCATCCCCTTATTATGTTTGGTTCAGCAGATATGACAGAAAATACATTGTCCGGTTATGGCGGAATAGCAAAATGGCCACCACGGCCGCCAGGGGTTGTTTTTGATGTTGTGCATGGTATCATTGAAATACTTGACCTTCAAAACATATAAGTAAACGTCACATTTTCTGTGTTATCATGTTTGGTTCAGAAGTTATGACGCAAAATACATTATTTGGTTGTGGCGGAAAGGAAAATGGCCTCCATATCTGAAAATGttcaggaccccccccccccaaattgctTTTATGAAAAAGTTAACATATCACCTAAAATTTGGCACATATCGCCAGGACTATTATGAATGATTTCTATATATGATTTCTGAAGCCTCTATAAAGGCCTCTATATGATTTATTATGCATCTATTAAGTCCTATACATGATTTATTATGCATCTATAAAGTCCTATACATGATTTCTGAAGCCTCTATAAAGGCCTCTATATGATTTATTATGCATCTATAAAGTCCTATACATGATTTCTGAAGCCTCTATAAAAGGCCTCTATATGATTTATGAATCCTCTACAAAGGCCTtgtaaataatcataataatatagAATTTTAAGTCTTAaaagtcatgttttgtgtggcagatttataattgttttaaatgATCTACCAATCATGAGAGTAAGGAATGGATCACATGATCTACCAATCAAGGGATGGGTCACATGATCTACCAATCAAGGTGTGGGTCACATGATCTACCAATCAATGGGTCACATGATCTACCAATCAAGGGATGGGTCACATGATCTACCAATCAAGGGGTGGGTCACATATGTGGTAAAAtaagaacagtaaaaaaaaaatcccttgtCAATTCCTTCCCAGGGTCCAGTTTGGCCGGCGTTGAGCCCCCTGTGCCAGCTGGTCCTCCATGGGGTCACCCCCATTCAGCAGATCAACATCTACATCAGTGTCTTTATCCTGACCTGGGTGGCACTCAGCCGCTTCGCCACCCTCATCCAGCACACCCACGCAAGCCGCCCCAGCACCTGCACCACCTTGCTACCCCATGCCTTCTTCACCAGGCTGAGACGGGTGAGGTTCGCCAAGGCCGTGTGCGCCTGGGCCTGGGGGATGGTGGTGTTGGCCACAGTACCCGTGACAGTTTACTATTCAGTGAAGGAGACGAAGGTGGATGTAGggagtgaggatggagagagaggaggatggggtgaggagaagagggggagggtgtGTTACAGTGTGGCAATGGAGATGGGGGGAAGCCTGTCGAGGGGGGCGAATGTGGTGTCCATTGTGATCTTCTTCATCTGTTTCCTGCTGGTGCTGACATCGTATATGGCGGTGGCGAGGCATATATGGAGGTCGCGTCGGTGTGCCGTTGTCAACGGTTCCCAGAGACTGCTGGGAAGAGTGTTCCGAAACATCGTGGTGATCCAGGTGGGGATTCCGTCTTCTGGGTGTTTTGGGGAGCCATTTGAATGGTTTCTTACTGATTAAGACTAAGACGGACAGATGCTATTCGCTAGATAGCTAGTTGCTTTATATCTAGCGACTTTAACTTCTCTTCTcaacctttcctcctctcctctcttcctcctctcctctacaggtGGTTCTGATAGTGTGCATGTTGCCTTACCACATCTTCAAGTCCATCTTTATCTCCCTAGTCCAGCACCAAGCTGACCCAGCCACCACCATTATGGGGCCCTGCCATCCTCTCTCTGCCATCGTTGAGGTCAACAACACTTTCATATAACCTTTAAATTAAAAGGTGCAGCAGTTTACCATTATCAATAGACAATATACTGTAACTATAGGCAATATTTGTCCATTCATTTTGGCTCAAAAGCACTTCCAGAAGCAAATCATGTTTTGTGGAGTTAAGTTTTATCAGTCTTAGGTATATTACATGAAGTAGAGTTTAAAGCTGTCAAACTTCATAACAGTATGTTGATTTTTGTCTCAGGTCAAGAACTTCCTGCTTTGTCTCACCACGCTGAGGAGTTCGGTCGACCCGGTGATGTACTTCTTGTTGGACAAGACCTTCCACAGACAGGTCATGTTACTGCTTAGGCTCCACCCACAGAAGCCCAGCAGCCAATCATCCGGCGGGGCCACCACGCAGGTTACCACCAGAGCCAATCCAATTGGTGGGAGGTTGGAGGTTGGTGTcataggggtcaggggtcatggaAAGAGTTACACTCTGTGAACTGGAGTCAGTGAAGAATTTTTTGGGATTTTGCTATTTTACAGTCAGTAAAGATTTTTTGGGGATTTTGCTATTTTACATTGACCACTTTAATCACCTCATTCAACAACATTCCTTCATTGACCAGAAGAAGTGAGTCCAATACTTTTACCGTGTGGTGCTGTTTTTTCACTCCCACTATATTCAAAGAGCACGTTGTATAtttatgagcgagagagagaaggaatgtgtAACTgatatgtacactactgttcaaaagtttggggtcacttagaaatgtccttgtttttgaaagaaaaaaataaataattgtYcattaaaacaacatcaaattgatcagaaatgcagtgtagacattgttaatgttgtaaatgactattgtagctggaaacKgaagatttttttatggaatatctacataggcttagaggcccattatcagcaaccatcactcctgtgttccaatggcacgttttgttagctaatccaagtttatcattttaaaaggctaattgatcattagaaaacccttttgcaattatgttagcacagctgaaaactgttgtcctgatttaaagaagcaataaaactgtccatctttagactagttgagtatctggagcatcagtatttgtgggttcgattacaggctgaaaTGGCCATTAACAAataatttcttctgaaactcgtcagtctattcttgttctgagaaatgaaggctattccatgcgagaaattgccaagaacacacacacacacacacacatttaaaaagagaaagaatgagagaagaaAAAAGCATCCCTGGTGCTGTACAGACTCAACCAAGGACTGATAGGGCCCAGAAGCAGCAGCAATATTGCTAACCTACACCTGCTTCAACAAGAGACTTCTGCCTTCAATCTTTACCCTGTATGCAGAGTGTACACTGTTTATTTTTCATTGTCTAAATATAATGTTCAAAGTGCTACCTTTTCACACAAAGTTTGGTAAATCCACCTTTAGTTTTAACCAGTGGCGGTCAATACCGTTTAAGATGAGAATGGAttaatttctattacagcatatttaatggctgtcattcatattccattcacccagctcaatgtaatagctataggtttaggctactaaatGATACTCTAAGTTTCCCTGTacctatcatgaggttgctacaacctagcctatgaatgaaagtttacaacgtaggtgcacacaggtcgagagaattttgtagtagtaatcaaggtgactgtaacgggtgtcgtcgtcggatgaagaggaatcggaccaaagcacagcgtggtaagtgttcatgactttttatttaaactgaacactaaacaaaaataacaaagtgaataaccRaaacagtcctgtcaggtacaaaacactaaacagaaaacaactacccacaaaacacaggtgggaaaaagctgcctaagaatgattctcaatcagagacaacgatagacagctgcctctgagaaccacacccggccaaacacaaagaaatacaaaacatagaaaatgaacatagaatgcccacccgaatcacaccctgaccaaaccaaaatagagacataaaaagctctctacggtcaaggtgtgacagtgacagacagtaacAMATTCAATACCTCCTTGCACACTCTTTCCTGCATCTAGCTGACCTAGGGTGTAattattagtccaacagttgcaaatgaaagtttctattggacaaattcaggtatttttatcccgTTTTCATTCTGCTTGCTTCCATTTAGAAAATGTTTTTccacagaatgaatacacccctgatcacactaaaacagttcactttcatagcagccgcataaaaacagcatgatcactttgtatatataattccttctcgctaCTATCTACTCGCTCAACTCTTCTcacccttcgcttgtggacttcagcacAACACACCAGCcccaaaaaactttccaagccaaaccttcataYCATGATCGCTaacagctacacacagcctacatcattgtcacgtcACAGACAACATACTAGcccgttagtaaacccgctacaatcatgcagtacagtgtacagtcagaatgcagtttagcagttacaccaccgggcaccggtggcaataaattcataaaaccaaaagcttaccttgacatgGAAGACATCCactgttggatagccatagcctgctagctaacatagcatccctctctgtttgagccgggtgtttcagtaggctaaatgcattttttgggggggctccaCTTTAAACCTGCTTTATCCTGGCTATTTACAGCAGATTAGTGCTGTAATTCACAACATCTCTTCCATGGCTCAGACTCATAAACTATTCCAGTGGGCcacagcagagtgtgtgtgtgtgtgtgtgtgtgtgtgtggttgtgtgtgtgtgtgtgtgtgtgtgtgtgtgtgtgtgtgtgtgtgtgtgtgtgtgtgtgtgtgtgtgtgtgcgtgcgcaggTGTGTGAATGTAGCTGATTTTCAGAGCTTGACGTGTTTTTGTGTCACAGATCCCCCCcattactgctgctcattctgttcaccagttccgagAGTCGATGTCACCGGCCTTCTCGGCTGTACTGAACTGTGTCATTaagcacacctggttccaattcctcaCTGATTGTGTGTGATAAATGTGCTctttgtcgattattgttcccatccgttggtggtgtgagtacctatgtgttgtctcagcctgtgctgcatgttattgttcccatgtccgtggtggtgtgagtacctattGCGTTGTCTCAGCCTGTGCTCATGTTATTGTTCCATGTCTGTTGGTGTGTGAGTACCTAAGTGTTGTCTCAGCCTGTGCTGCATGTTTTGTTCCCATGTctgttggtggtgtgagtacctaaTGCGTTGTCTCAGCCTgtgctgcatgttttttttcccaTGTCCGTTGTGGTTGTAGTACCTATTGCGTTGTCTCAGCCTGTGCTGCATGttattgttccatgtccgttggtggtgtgagtacctattgcgttgtctcagcctgtgctgcatgttattgttcccatgtccgttggggTGTGATACCCTATTGCGTTGTCTCAGCCTGTGCTGcatgttattgttcccatgtctgttggtggtgtgagtacctaaTGCGTTGTCTCAGCCTGTGCTGCGTGTTTTGTGCATTGCGTATTACGGGTTCCGTGTCGTTATAcaaggtttaccctcgctcttttgtttgggtacatcccagtgttttgtatacgtttcttttgggtgtattaaaaactcagatgtattcctgcgcctgtctccaaatcctttacaCCWGCGTGACTTTTTGTCTATATCCAGGAACCATTGTTTCCCATTACAAGATAGTTACCAGTAGACACACACCATCCCACTCAGTCATAAATGACACTAACAAGACTATTAGGAAGTCACTAACACATTCTACCACAGTCAGAAGCCACAGTCTATCTATTAATCGCTCTGATAGTGCTGCcgctttcatccctccatccttccctcgtTCTCTCCATTCATATGGAGAATGTGACATTTCCTCCATATTGAGCTATTAGCCTTCACAGATAAGATCCAACTCCAACTCTGTTTTATCAGCGTGTASACAGGACAAACACACAGGCTGCCAYTACTACCGCTGGCCCTTCTTGGAGCCTACTGGGCTGAATAGAAAGATCACTGTTGGCAGCAGCAAACATTCACTTCTCTCTGTTGCTACAGTACAAAGAGTAGAGTTGAGTTttgcaatcaatcaaatgtatttacaaagccctttttacatcagccaatgtcacaaagtgctatacagaaaacagcaagcaatgcagatgtagaagcacggtggctaggaaattGTATTTCATGTCCAGCTTTTGccaataagtgtgtgtgtattaacagaggtacagtgcctttggaaagtattcagagcccttgacttttcccacattttgttgcattacaactttattctaaaatgtattaaattgatgaggagaaaaaaactatCAACACAYAACACCcctcaatgacaaagcaaaaacagatttttagaaaatgttgcaaattaaaaataaatattacattKacataagtattcagaccctttactcagtactttgttgaagcacctttggcagtgattacagcctcaagtcttcctgggtatgacgctacaagcttggcacacctgtatttggggagtttctcccattcttctctgcagatcctcaagctctgtcaggttggaaggggagcgttgctgcacagccattttcaggtctctccagagatgttccatcaggTTTACGTCCGGgttctggcttggccactcaaggatatttagagacttgtcccgaagccactcctgcgttgtcttggctatgtgcttagggtagttgtcctgttggaaggtgaaccttcgccccagtctgaggtcctgagcgctctggagcaggttttcatcaaggatcgtactttgctccattcatcattgcctcgatcctgactagtctcccagtccatgccgctgaaaaacttcccccacaacatgatgctgccaccaccatgcttcatcgtWgggatggtgccaggtttcctccagagttgacacttggcattcaggccaaagagttaaatcttgatttcgtcagatcagagaatcttgtttctcgtggtctgagagtctttaggtRcactttggcaaactccaggcgggctgtcatgtgctttttactgaggaatggcttccgtctggccactctcacctgattggtggagtgctgcagagaaggttgtcctYtgggaaggttctcccatctccacagaggaaccctatagctctgtcagagtgaccatcgggatcttggtcacctccctgaccaaggcccttttcccccgattgctcagtttggccgtgtggccagctctaagaagagtcttggtggttccaaacttcttccattgaagaattaTAGAGGTGACTGTGTTCTtagtgaccttcaatgctgcagaaatgttttggtacctttccccaaaTATGTGacccaacacaatcctgtctctgagctctacgaacaattccttcaaccgcatggcttggtttttgctctgacatgcattgtcaactgtgggaccttatatagacagttgagtgcctttccaaatcatgcccaatcaatttagtttaccacaggtggattccaatcaagttgtagaaacatctcaacgacgATCAATgaaagctcaatttcgagtttcatagcaaagggtctgaatacttatgtaaataagatatatatatatatttttaaattgtatacatttgtaaaaatttctacaaacctggtttcactttgtcattatggggtcattatggggtattgtgtgtagatgactgAGGATATATactttataatacattttagaaggatgttacgtaacaaaatgtggaaaaagtcaagggtctgaatactttccgaaggcactgtattttaccTGCCAGTGCATTGTTGATCCAGTAAAAACTGTAGAGTCTGTCTCAGTGGCCCGCAGCCCACAGTGCTGACCACGCATAGCTAGGTGAAGGctttgttgtgtgtgcgtgtttttttgtgtttggcCTTTGTTATGCGGTaataataccacacacacacacacacagctaatatGCAGTATTTGAAGGGAAAGATGTAACAGTGCTTGCCATGGGACAATGCATATGGCTTCTGCATTACTCTACAACAAATAGCCGAAAGTAAACAGACACAGGAGCTCAGATCAAGTTAGTGTTTGATTTTAACGGTATTCTTTACCATTCCACAATAAAAATACAGTGAGGCATCGCTCCATCAACACCGTCTATCTGAAAACGGCTAGCTATTTACATGTGTACAGTACATCTTCTAGTTTTAGTAGTCTGTAATCTAGTCCATTATCACAAGGTAATCAATCAAACATTCCAAACTGCATTATCATTTCTGTTTCCTGGAACTAGAATGAGAACATCGACATTCCGAACACCACCCCCCCCCATTCTCGTCACATTTTATGTAATCACGCATGTGACAGTCTTTGGTTacactctatcacacacacacacacacacacacacactgtaacgctcgtctttctcctcatctgaagaggagcaaggatcggaccaatatgcagcgtagttTAAAGACATAATCATgtttatttaaacgaagacgaaaaacacttgaacaaactacaaaataacaaacgacgtgaacagacctgaWCTTGAGaacaaaacacatgaacgcacgaacaggacggAACACACGAACRaaacgaaacagtcccgtgtggtacaaacactgacacaggaacaatcacccacaaacaaacagtgagaacagcctaccttaatatggttctcaatcagaggaaacgtaaaacacctgcccctaattgagaaccatatcaggctaatacattgaacccaacatagaaacacataacatagaatgcccaccccaactcacgccctgaccatactaaacaaagacaaaataaaggaaataaggtcaggaacgtcacacacacacacacacaca
Protein-coding regions in this window:
- the LOC111980202 gene encoding probable G-protein coupled receptor 82 isoform X1 gives rise to the protein MENTSQPFPPVSNTFYLNPSSISAITTFPVSPLCPSFTTRFILPSLYTLLFLTGLPGNALSLWVFLRRIPTQTSTHVYLFHLGLSNLCLSLTTPFLAAYYSQGPVWPALSPLCQLVLHGVTPIQQINIYISVFILTWVALSRFATLIQHTHASRPSTCTTLLPHAFFTRLRRVRFAKAVCAWAWGMVVLATVPVTVYYSVKETKVDVGSEDGERGGWGEEKRGRVCYSVAMEMGGSLSRGANVVSIVIFFICFLLVLTSYMAVARHIWRSRRCAVVNGSQRLLGRVFRNIVVIQVVLIVCMLPYHIFKSIFISLVQHQADPATTIMGPCHPLSAIVEVKNFLLCLTTLRSSVDPVMYFLLDKTFHRQVMLLLRLHPQKPSSQSSGGATTQVTTRANPIGGRLEVGVIGVRGHGKSYTL
- the LOC111980202 gene encoding probable G-protein coupled receptor 82 isoform X2 translates to MENTSQPFPPVSNTFYLNPSSISAITTFPVSPLCPSFTTRFILPSLYTLLFLTGLPGNALSLWVFLRRIPTQTSTHVYLFHLGLSNLCLSLTTPFLAAYYSQGPVWPALSPLCQLVLHGVTPIQQINIYISVFILTWVALSRFATLIQHTHASRPSTCTTLLPHAFFTRLRRVRFAKAVCAWAWGMVVLATVPVTVYYSVKETKVDVGSEDGERGGWGEEKRGRVCYSVAMEMGGSLSRGANVVSIVIFFICFLLVLTSYMAVARHIWRSRRCAVVNGSQRLLGRVFRNIVVIQVVLIVCMLPYHIFKSIFISLVQHQADPATTIMGPCHPLSAIVEVNNTFI